The Ruficoccus amylovorans genome has a segment encoding these proteins:
- a CDS encoding gamma-glutamylcyclotransferase family protein, translating into MNLRVFVYGTLKPGGFYWPRYAEGKVTAHQPARTRGLLYHLPAGYPALTEGEGWARGTLLTLKDEAALAGFDELEGYRIGRPPEQNDYQRRKVECEDEHGNSLGPVWAYLMLPEKVREMGGIRIHADTWTGPPV; encoded by the coding sequence ATGAACTTGCGCGTATTTGTTTACGGCACGCTCAAGCCCGGCGGTTTCTACTGGCCGCGCTACGCCGAAGGCAAAGTCACCGCCCACCAACCGGCCCGAACCCGAGGACTGCTCTACCACCTGCCCGCCGGTTATCCTGCCCTGACGGAGGGCGAAGGCTGGGCACGGGGCACCCTGCTCACGCTCAAAGACGAGGCCGCGCTGGCGGGATTCGACGAGCTCGAAGGCTACCGCATCGGCCGCCCGCCCGAACAGAACGACTACCAGCGGCGCAAAGTCGAGTGTGAGGACGAGCACGGCAACTCCCTCGGCCCGGTCTGGGCCTACCTGATGCTGCCGGAAAAAGTCCGCGAAATGGGCGGCATCCGCATCCATGCCGACACCTGGACCGGTCCCCCCGTTTAA
- the miaB gene encoding tRNA (N6-isopentenyl adenosine(37)-C2)-methylthiotransferase MiaB: protein MNRVHIKTYGCQMNERDSEAVAAMLRARGYSIVEDEGEADVVLLNTCSVREQAEQKAIGKAGHLGRRKKRNPNFLVGVMGCMAQNKGADLLDRLPDLDLLVGTQKFHTVPDHLDNLIASLQGQGPRPSTLVDLEAEAGSQNTIRDHVPGERQVSAFVSIMQGCNMKCSYCIVPKTRGPERGRPIDDIVAEVEELAAAGTREVTLLGQIVNQYGVREFPFVDGKSPFVQLLERINAVEGIERIRFTSPHPSGFKQDLIDCYGRLEKLCEYIHFPLQSGSDRILKAMRRPYSVEKFSRILEAMRERCPDLWVSTDVIVGYPGETQEDFQLTCDAFERIGFDMAYVFKYSVRPDTAAEPLGDPVPQEIKEERNQILLDKLQAHSLRRNQSLVGQTLEVLVEGPARRGENRFTGRTRGFRKVVFTGSERLVGQLVPVRIKEATVTTLEGELVLSGVDLDKVPASV, encoded by the coding sequence ATGAACCGCGTCCACATAAAGACCTACGGCTGCCAGATGAACGAGCGTGACTCGGAGGCGGTGGCCGCGATGTTGCGCGCGCGCGGCTACAGCATCGTGGAGGACGAGGGCGAAGCCGACGTCGTCCTGCTCAACACCTGCTCCGTGCGCGAGCAGGCCGAGCAGAAGGCCATCGGCAAGGCCGGGCATCTCGGCCGCCGCAAGAAGCGCAACCCGAATTTCCTCGTCGGGGTGATGGGCTGCATGGCCCAGAACAAGGGCGCGGACCTGCTTGACCGCCTCCCCGACCTCGACCTGCTGGTGGGCACGCAGAAGTTCCATACCGTGCCGGATCACCTCGACAACCTGATTGCCAGCCTTCAGGGGCAGGGCCCCCGGCCCTCCACGTTGGTGGACCTGGAGGCGGAGGCCGGCTCGCAGAACACGATCCGCGATCACGTGCCCGGCGAGCGCCAGGTCTCGGCCTTTGTCAGCATCATGCAGGGCTGCAACATGAAGTGCAGCTACTGCATCGTCCCGAAGACGCGCGGCCCCGAGCGCGGGAGGCCCATCGACGACATCGTGGCCGAGGTCGAGGAGTTGGCCGCCGCCGGGACCAGGGAGGTCACGCTGCTGGGGCAGATCGTCAACCAGTACGGCGTGCGCGAGTTCCCCTTTGTGGACGGCAAGAGCCCCTTCGTGCAACTGCTGGAGCGCATCAACGCGGTCGAGGGCATCGAGCGTATCCGCTTCACCAGCCCGCATCCCTCCGGCTTCAAGCAGGACCTGATCGACTGCTACGGGCGGTTGGAAAAGCTCTGCGAGTACATCCACTTTCCGCTCCAGAGCGGGTCGGACCGGATATTGAAGGCCATGCGCCGTCCCTACAGCGTGGAGAAATTCAGCCGTATTCTGGAGGCGATGCGCGAGCGCTGTCCGGACCTATGGGTTTCGACCGACGTTATTGTGGGCTATCCGGGCGAGACGCAGGAAGATTTTCAACTGACCTGTGATGCCTTCGAGCGGATCGGCTTCGACATGGCGTATGTCTTTAAATACAGCGTGCGCCCTGACACAGCGGCCGAGCCGCTGGGCGACCCCGTCCCGCAGGAGATTAAGGAAGAACGCAACCAGATCCTCCTCGACAAGCTCCAGGCGCACTCGCTGCGGCGCAACCAGTCCCTCGTCGGCCAGACGCTGGAAGTGCTGGTCGAGGGCCCGGCCCGACGCGGTGAGAACCGTTTCACCGGACGTACCCGGGGCTTCCGCAAGGTGGTATTCACCGGGAGCGAGCGGCTGGTCGGCCAACTGGTGCCTGTACGGATCAAGGAGGCGACCGTTACCACGTTGGAGGGCGAGCTCGTGCTCAGCGGAGTTGATCTGGATAAAGTCCCGGCGTCAGTCTGA
- a CDS encoding LysM peptidoglycan-binding domain-containing protein, producing MDDVSDSLLDTAGESRGGMPVFVPIALALVGIALGGVALYFTLTGGKEDELTARLSESGNQVAQLEKRITELNAQNEKLRHDYELLGRKMDSSINTVTGQVQKALNDVGMALNQTNQKVAANTEGITKVVEALNSGQVRPSASSRPSVANAGTGATNQPNEAASVAEPEDAEPGYRMHVIASGESFASVAKKYGVPLQKVLEANPDDDPHRLAIGQRIRVPLPDNE from the coding sequence ATGGATGATGTATCCGACTCGTTACTGGATACCGCGGGGGAGAGCCGCGGTGGCATGCCTGTGTTCGTTCCGATTGCCTTGGCTCTGGTCGGGATCGCCCTTGGGGGAGTCGCCCTGTACTTCACACTGACCGGGGGCAAAGAGGACGAATTGACCGCCCGCCTCAGCGAGAGTGGTAATCAGGTAGCGCAGTTGGAGAAGCGTATCACCGAGCTCAACGCCCAGAACGAAAAGCTCCGGCATGATTACGAACTGCTGGGCCGCAAGATGGATTCCTCTATCAATACCGTCACCGGGCAGGTGCAGAAGGCGCTCAACGATGTCGGCATGGCTCTCAACCAGACGAACCAGAAAGTCGCGGCCAATACCGAGGGTATCACCAAGGTGGTTGAGGCTTTGAACAGCGGGCAAGTTCGTCCGAGCGCTTCCTCGCGGCCCTCGGTGGCAAACGCCGGTACTGGCGCCACTAATCAACCGAATGAGGCGGCGTCCGTCGCCGAACCCGAGGATGCCGAACCGGGCTACCGGATGCACGTGATCGCCTCTGGAGAGAGCTTTGCCAGCGTGGCCAAAAAGTACGGTGTGCCTCTCCAAAAGGTGCTCGAAGCCAATCCGGACGACGATCCCCACCGGCTGGCCATCGGTCAGAGAATCCGGGTGCCGCTTCCCGACAATGAGTGA
- a CDS encoding NUDIX hydrolase: MSERVPSLWVPGDENLHAQCKVYDVYKRHYRHPGDGRSGDFYIIHCNDWVQTVPLTEDGQVILVRQYRFGTQALSWEVPGGIIDDGEEPVAAGLRELVEETGYRCKTSRLLAQCYPNPALQENRTFFVLAEGCTLHSGQNLDQHEELEVKLFPVAEVSRMARNGKISHALAINSVFFLESYLAGQPVMTGQV, translated from the coding sequence ATGAGTGAGCGGGTTCCGAGTCTGTGGGTGCCCGGTGATGAGAACTTGCACGCCCAGTGCAAGGTTTACGACGTTTACAAACGCCACTACCGGCATCCGGGCGATGGTCGCAGTGGGGATTTTTACATAATCCACTGCAATGACTGGGTGCAGACCGTGCCTTTGACCGAGGATGGGCAGGTGATTCTGGTGCGCCAATACCGCTTTGGCACGCAGGCCTTGTCCTGGGAGGTGCCGGGCGGGATCATTGACGATGGCGAGGAGCCGGTCGCTGCCGGGCTGCGTGAACTGGTCGAGGAAACCGGCTACCGCTGCAAAACATCGCGTTTGCTGGCCCAGTGCTATCCGAACCCCGCTTTGCAGGAGAACCGCACGTTTTTCGTCTTGGCCGAGGGCTGCACGCTGCACTCGGGCCAAAATCTCGACCAACACGAGGAACTGGAGGTGAAGCTCTTTCCTGTGGCCGAGGTCAGCCGTATGGCCCGCAACGGAAAGATCAGCCATGCGCTGGCCATCAATTCCGTCTTTTTTCTGGAGAGCTATCTGGCGGGACAGCCGGTGATGACGGGCCAAGTGTAA
- a CDS encoding SAM-dependent methyltransferase: MSGKWTNFQDFIRRCGGAVTFERFMREALYHPECGYYAQHISDVGRGGDFSTSSTLNAILGDAVAAWLMARRREHFGDLPCTVIELGPGNGSLMRHVLHALDGAGERGLFSFGAVETSPVFRAALKFALPEDRIEIFDTLVQAFESCDGRALVYSNEFVDAFPAVQLTWQQNDWREVYVGLDGDEPLEASKPLLRGIDADAPTRVRDELRLFVHPSYHSWVRRSMSRLKAGAVLTIDYGRAYPSSECRAYRRHERLEGIDVYAWMGEQDVTCDVNFADLQRWGEQLGLRTEGLCTQAEFLETWLPDLEARTQASPAAAFVANPFGAGGAFCVLEQSRR; this comes from the coding sequence GTGAGTGGGAAGTGGACGAATTTCCAGGACTTCATCCGGCGCTGCGGCGGTGCGGTGACTTTTGAGCGTTTCATGCGGGAGGCGCTCTACCACCCCGAATGCGGCTACTACGCGCAGCATATTTCGGATGTCGGGCGCGGCGGGGATTTCTCCACCTCCTCCACGCTGAACGCCATCCTCGGTGATGCCGTCGCCGCCTGGCTGATGGCCCGCCGCCGCGAGCACTTCGGAGACCTCCCCTGCACGGTCATCGAGTTAGGGCCGGGTAACGGCTCGCTCATGCGGCATGTACTGCACGCCCTTGACGGGGCTGGCGAGCGGGGCCTGTTTTCCTTCGGAGCGGTGGAGACCTCGCCGGTCTTCCGCGCGGCTCTGAAGTTTGCCTTGCCGGAGGATCGTATCGAGATTTTCGATACATTGGTGCAGGCCTTCGAGTCCTGCGACGGGCGGGCTCTCGTTTATTCCAACGAGTTCGTCGATGCCTTTCCCGCCGTGCAACTGACATGGCAACAGAACGACTGGCGCGAGGTATACGTCGGACTGGACGGTGATGAGCCTCTTGAGGCGAGTAAACCCCTGCTGCGTGGGATCGATGCCGACGCCCCCACCCGTGTGCGGGACGAACTGCGGCTTTTCGTGCACCCTTCGTACCATAGTTGGGTGCGGCGAAGCATGTCGCGCCTGAAGGCGGGTGCTGTATTGACTATCGACTACGGGCGCGCCTACCCCTCAAGCGAGTGCCGCGCCTATCGCCGTCACGAGCGGCTGGAAGGGATAGACGTGTACGCCTGGATGGGCGAGCAGGATGTGACCTGCGACGTGAACTTCGCCGATCTTCAGCGCTGGGGTGAGCAACTTGGCCTGCGTACCGAGGGGCTTTGCACGCAGGCGGAGTTTCTGGAAACATGGCTGCCCGACCTGGAAGCCCGCACCCAGGCCAGCCCCGCCGCCGCCTTTGTGGCCAATCCTTTCGGAGCGGGTGGGGCTTTTTGTGTGCTGGAACAGAGCCGGCGTTGA
- a CDS encoding DMT family transporter, with protein sequence MRQPDSQTSPLDGRHRGLLLMVMSIVFFAASNLVFKAAGDMPGVSGWTLTLARAVMGLLIVAVFFWPRGRFEPEHLVKNPWLILRGVLGGANLVLLYVTMIKLGAGRAVVLNCTYPIFASILAAVFLKEKLHAVQLGWMGLAFFGLTFITGMWDNGGHIGIYYALGILSGVIAAGVIVVIRHLSRREHTATIFSAQCFYALLVVCGPVSTHPTAPAWDAVAVLVMGGALVSLGQLSMTRAYLYLPVAQGASMQLSLPVVTALGAVVFLGERFTWLEALGAAMIIAGCLQVVRFKYRPKAL encoded by the coding sequence ATGAGACAACCCGATAGTCAAACCTCACCGCTCGACGGACGCCACCGGGGCCTGCTCCTGATGGTCATGTCGATCGTCTTCTTTGCTGCCAGTAACCTTGTTTTCAAGGCTGCCGGAGACATGCCCGGAGTGAGCGGTTGGACCTTGACCCTGGCGCGTGCTGTCATGGGCCTGCTCATTGTGGCCGTGTTTTTCTGGCCCCGGGGGAGATTCGAGCCGGAGCACCTGGTCAAGAACCCGTGGTTGATCCTGCGCGGGGTGCTTGGCGGTGCCAATCTCGTCCTGCTTTACGTCACCATGATTAAGCTCGGGGCCGGGCGGGCGGTCGTGCTTAATTGTACCTACCCGATTTTTGCCAGCATTCTGGCGGCTGTTTTTCTGAAGGAAAAGCTGCACGCCGTGCAGTTGGGTTGGATGGGGCTGGCCTTCTTCGGGCTGACGTTCATCACCGGCATGTGGGACAATGGCGGCCATATCGGCATCTACTACGCGCTGGGCATCCTCAGCGGAGTTATCGCGGCCGGGGTTATCGTGGTCATCCGGCATCTCTCGCGCCGTGAGCACACGGCTACGATCTTCTCGGCGCAGTGCTTTTACGCCCTGCTCGTCGTCTGCGGGCCGGTCTCGACGCACCCGACCGCCCCGGCCTGGGACGCGGTCGCTGTGCTGGTGATGGGCGGGGCGCTGGTTAGTTTGGGGCAGCTGTCCATGACGCGGGCCTACCTGTACCTGCCGGTCGCCCAGGGGGCAAGCATGCAGCTCTCGCTCCCGGTGGTGACGGCGCTGGGGGCGGTCGTCTTTCTGGGGGAACGTTTCACCTGGCTGGAGGCGCTCGGAGCCGCCATGATTATCGCAGGCTGCCTGCAAGTGGTGCGCTTCAAGTACCGCCCCAAGGCATTGTGA
- a CDS encoding type II secretion system protein GspD: MRSVYLAIFSAFLLCLSASAQGTSEAKVFKLENRNAQELLSLAQQMVTPGGSASLDERTNSIVATGTADQLDQLGKILAELDGTLKQVALSVYVTEVEASLRQQYGLDLAGTTVLDATQFDAVLDLIDRRQGGQIYNSMNATTMSGSPAYLQVSTDQFVTLGEQTNSWGSSQSVVERVPVGQFLTVDPRVKPDGSIDIALTPTVSRSNKPNDITVRSTATHVIVPDGGAIAIGQSAAARNASTTSAVPFISLGDSGQTTDRQVIIFLTATTASGTNMLPVAPNQPAFDNPEVLGPKRQIKSRERTGPGAR, encoded by the coding sequence ATGCGATCCGTCTATCTCGCCATTTTCTCCGCTTTCCTGCTCTGCCTGAGCGCGTCCGCCCAAGGCACAAGCGAGGCAAAGGTCTTCAAGCTGGAGAACCGCAACGCACAGGAACTGCTCTCACTCGCCCAGCAGATGGTCACCCCCGGCGGGTCCGCCAGCCTCGACGAGCGCACCAACTCCATTGTCGCGACGGGCACCGCCGACCAACTCGACCAGCTCGGCAAAATTCTGGCCGAACTCGACGGCACGCTCAAACAAGTCGCTCTCTCCGTCTATGTGACTGAGGTAGAGGCTTCCCTGCGCCAGCAATATGGGCTGGACCTCGCGGGCACGACGGTGCTGGACGCCACGCAGTTCGATGCCGTGCTCGACCTGATCGACCGCCGCCAGGGCGGGCAGATCTATAATTCCATGAATGCGACGACCATGAGCGGCAGCCCCGCCTACCTCCAGGTCTCGACCGATCAGTTTGTCACTCTCGGCGAGCAGACCAACTCCTGGGGCTCCTCCCAGAGCGTTGTCGAGCGCGTCCCGGTCGGCCAATTTTTGACCGTCGATCCCCGCGTCAAACCGGACGGCTCCATCGACATCGCCCTCACCCCCACGGTCAGCCGCAGTAACAAACCCAACGACATCACCGTACGCAGCACCGCCACCCATGTCATCGTGCCCGACGGCGGCGCTATCGCCATCGGCCAATCCGCCGCCGCCAGAAATGCCTCAACCACTTCAGCCGTACCCTTTATCTCTCTCGGCGACTCCGGCCAAACCACCGACCGGCAAGTCATTATCTTCCTGACCGCCACCACCGCCTCGGGCACAAACATGCTGCCCGTCGCCCCCAACCAGCCCGCCTTCGACAACCCGGAAGTGCTCGGCCCCAAGCGCCAGATCAAGAGCCGCGAACGTACCGGCCCCGGCGCTCGCTAG